GCGTCGTCAACATCATCCTGCGCAGCCAGTATCAAGGCGCGTCCGCCGACCTCGGCTATGGCTGGACGGAAGGCGGCGGCGGCGCGACGCCGCACGCCAGCCTCACGGGCGGCATCGGCAACCTCGACACCGATGGCTACAACTTGTTCGCCAACCTCGAGGTCTCGCACCAGCAAGGCATTCCGAGCGCCGACCGGGCCGGCCGCAAATGGATCGGCAACGGCGACCTGCGTCCTTACGGCTACGACTTCACGGCCGGCGGCATCGGCCCGAACATCGGCGGCTGGTTCGACAATGCGGGCGGAACGTCCAACCCGAACCGCTACGGCGCGGTCAGCCCCGCGGCGGGCCCCGTCGCGTGGCGCCAGCTGCCGGGCTGTACGTCGGCCATCCGCCTGCCGGCCGGTCTCGGCGGCTGTCCCTACGATCGCGTCCGCGACTACGGCGCCGTCCTGCCCGAGGAAAGGAAAGTGAACCTGTACGTGCGCGGCACGATGCGGCTGTCGCGCACGTTCGAGCCGTATTTCGAGCTCGGCAGGTTCGGCTCCGACACCAGGTCGACGTGGGTCTTCGGCCCGACGGGTGCCAACGAATTGTGGATCGATCCCGCCACCAATGCGGTGAAGGACAATACCCGGCTGCCGCTGCCGGCGGCCCACCCGGACAACCCGCTGGGCGCCGACGGATTGCTCAGTTACCTGACCGCCGACGCGGGGCCGCGCAGCTTCGAGCACGACAGCGCCGTGTGGCGCGCGCTGGCCGGGGCCAGGGGCGAATGGGCCGGCTGGCGCTACGACACGGGCCTGCTGTACGGCCACACGACGACCACGCGGATCCTGCGCGGCTTCATCCGCGACAGCGTGTTGAAGGCGGGGCTGGCCGGCACGGGGCCGTTCGGCTACTACCGCCTCGGCGCCAATGCCGGCCTCAACCCGCCGGCGTTCTACCAGGCCTTGTCGCCCGAGATCTCGACCGACAACGTAGCGACGCTGACGATGCTCGATTTCAAGGCCTCGCGCGACCTGATGCCGCTGGCGGGCGGCCCGCTGGCACTGTCCGTCGGCGCGGAATACCGGCGCGAAAGCCTGCACGCGCCGGCCCCGCCCTATACCGATATCGGCGATATCGTCGGCTGGCCCTACTATGTCTACAGCGGCAAGCAAAGAGTGCTCTCGGCCTTCGCCGAGACCCACGCGCCGGTGTCCGAAACGCTGGAACTCGACGGCGCGGTGCGGGTCGACAAGGTGTGGAATTCGGAAACGTCGGTCACGCCCAAGCTGGGCGTCAAGTGGAAGCTGTCGAACCAGCTGGCGCTGCGCGGCACCTATACCGAAGGTTTCCGCGCTCCCAACGAGGTCGAGCAAGGGGCCGGCAATACCAACGCCGCGGCGCTCGACCTGCTCGGCCACGGCTTCCTGAGCGTCGTCCGGACGATCGGCAATCCCGATCTCAAGCCCGAGAAATCGAGGACGCTGACCCTCGGCGCCATCTACGAGCCGCGGCGCGCGACGAGCCTGGGGGTCACGTACTGGTGGCTCGAACGCAGCGACGAGATCAACGGCGCCGATCCGTACGCGATCCTGGCCGACAGCGCGGCGTTCAAGGGCGCGTCCGTCGTGCGCGACGCCCAGGGCAACGTGCTCGAAGTGAGCGCCCCGTTCCAGAACAACTCGCGCTCGCGCCTGCAGGGCGTCGACGTCGACGTCAACCACCGCCGCCGGCTCGGCCGCTTCGGTACGCTGAGCGCCAGGCTGGCATGGACGTACCTCGATTACTACAAGAAGCAGTTTGCCGGCGGACCGACGGTCGACTATGCGGGCACGCACGGACCGATGGTCGTCAGCGGCAACACGGGCACGCCGAAACAGCGGGTGAATGCCGAACTGAGCTGGGAACGGGGGCCGGACCGCCTGTCCACGTCCTTGGCGTATATCGGCAGCTATCTCAACAAGGACAACCAGACCGCCCCCTGCTTCAACCGATTCGCCGACGGTGCGCCGGCGCCCGCCGGCTGCCGGGTCGCGTCGTTCACCACCGTGGGCCTGCACGGCAGCCATCGGGTCGACAAGCACACGGAGATCTACGTTTCCATCAGCAACGTGTTCGACCGCATCGCGCCGCTCGACCCGAGCGCCTACATCAACCTGAACTTCAATCCCTCGTTCCACCTGAGCGGTGCGATCGGCAGGACGTTCGACGTCGGCGTCAGGCACGACTTCTGAACAGCGGAGTCCCTATGCAACCAGCCCGCGCCAAGCCCCCGACCGGAAACGGATGGGTCGTCGCGGCGGCGCTGGCGGCCCTCTGCGCCTTGCCGGCACGGGGTGCCGACGACCCGGCGCGCTATACCGAAGCGTTCCAGCGCTTCGGCGTCAGCGACGGCCTGGCGAACAACGTGGCTTTCGATGTCGCGCAGGACAGGTACGGCTTCATGTGGGTGACGACCCGCAACGGCATCTCGAAATTCGACGGGTCCGACTTCACCGTCTATCGCCCGGTGCCGCCCGGTGTCGAACGCCACGTCGCCCAGTTCTACCAGACGATCTCGCAGTCCAGGGACGGCAACCTGTGGTTCTGTTCGTGGGGGAACGGGCTGCTGAAACTCGACCTCGCCACCGAACGGTTCACGTTCTTCCGGCACGACG
This genomic stretch from Massilia putida harbors:
- a CDS encoding TonB-dependent receptor; amino-acid sequence: MRQHTPWNNAAFSVPASVAIWATCAFAQVAQAQTTGPGGITTVEITGSRLKRTDTATPSPVDIVTRADIARSGKTTQSDVVRSLTVDNNGSIGLGNVSGFAMGSSGVSLRGLAVNATLVLVNGRRMVHFGLADDVQRTFVNLSAIPLDLVDRIEVLKEGASAIYGSDAIAGVVNIILRSQYQGASADLGYGWTEGGGGATPHASLTGGIGNLDTDGYNLFANLEVSHQQGIPSADRAGRKWIGNGDLRPYGYDFTAGGIGPNIGGWFDNAGGTSNPNRYGAVSPAAGPVAWRQLPGCTSAIRLPAGLGGCPYDRVRDYGAVLPEERKVNLYVRGTMRLSRTFEPYFELGRFGSDTRSTWVFGPTGANELWIDPATNAVKDNTRLPLPAAHPDNPLGADGLLSYLTADAGPRSFEHDSAVWRALAGARGEWAGWRYDTGLLYGHTTTTRILRGFIRDSVLKAGLAGTGPFGYYRLGANAGLNPPAFYQALSPEISTDNVATLTMLDFKASRDLMPLAGGPLALSVGAEYRRESLHAPAPPYTDIGDIVGWPYYVYSGKQRVLSAFAETHAPVSETLELDGAVRVDKVWNSETSVTPKLGVKWKLSNQLALRGTYTEGFRAPNEVEQGAGNTNAAALDLLGHGFLSVVRTIGNPDLKPEKSRTLTLGAIYEPRRATSLGVTYWWLERSDEINGADPYAILADSAAFKGASVVRDAQGNVLEVSAPFQNNSRSRLQGVDVDVNHRRRLGRFGTLSARLAWTYLDYYKKQFAGGPTVDYAGTHGPMVVSGNTGTPKQRVNAELSWERGPDRLSTSLAYIGSYLNKDNQTAPCFNRFADGAPAPAGCRVASFTTVGLHGSHRVDKHTEIYVSISNVFDRIAPLDPSAYINLNFNPSFHLSGAIGRTFDVGVRHDF